One part of the Pirellulales bacterium genome encodes these proteins:
- a CDS encoding glycosyltransferase family 87 protein, with translation DVSNPRGWRYLYPPLFAILVSPLAALDPQWQAVVWYFISLAFAYGCHRESIRIWRLAVAARATQPSAGAQRAPPIWLGAIAAATLALPALNCLQRGQVGILVVYLILLGYRLTAENRSWWGPFAGGAALAGSIAIKLTPALPALFLLGLLLLAAYSGRWSAVPTRRFAGALAGTGIGLLWFIIILPGLAIGDAANLKHLHTWIDRVVVHNDMGEENNSGFYSVRNQSLANAVQRLGNWSAYALAGGPSDLSGDDVTRRPAAAPIDQPAVQHALAPVRLALLALLVIGGWRTARRGGDLEMAAMFGLSSTLTLVISPLSWAHHYLLWLPGLLLVPAWQWQAGRTGKAKALAISACGLMVAHYLLLDWTGRAGVLGLGTTIWFIVAVRTAARGDLEHRALRIDPADRLTEAARQAA, from the coding sequence ATGATGTCAGCAATCCGCGCGGCTGGCGCTATCTCTACCCGCCGCTGTTTGCAATCCTCGTCTCGCCGCTGGCCGCGCTGGACCCCCAGTGGCAAGCGGTCGTGTGGTACTTCATTTCGCTGGCGTTCGCTTACGGCTGCCATCGCGAATCGATTCGTATATGGAGATTGGCGGTTGCCGCTCGCGCGACGCAACCATCCGCGGGCGCTCAACGCGCGCCGCCGATCTGGTTGGGCGCGATCGCGGCCGCAACGCTCGCGCTGCCGGCGCTGAATTGCTTGCAGCGCGGGCAAGTCGGCATTTTGGTCGTGTATCTGATTCTGCTCGGCTACCGGCTAACGGCGGAGAACCGATCGTGGTGGGGCCCGTTTGCCGGCGGTGCTGCGCTGGCCGGGTCGATCGCAATCAAACTGACGCCCGCGCTGCCGGCCTTATTCCTTCTCGGATTGCTGTTGCTGGCGGCCTATTCCGGCCGCTGGTCCGCCGTGCCGACTCGCCGCTTCGCCGGAGCGCTGGCCGGCACGGGGATCGGCCTGTTGTGGTTCATTATCATTCTTCCCGGTCTAGCGATCGGCGATGCCGCCAATCTGAAGCACTTGCACACTTGGATCGATCGCGTCGTGGTCCACAACGATATGGGCGAAGAGAACAACTCCGGGTTTTACAGCGTCCGCAATCAGAGCCTGGCGAATGCCGTCCAGCGACTGGGGAATTGGTCCGCGTATGCGCTGGCCGGGGGACCGAGTGATTTGTCGGGCGACGACGTCACTCGCCGGCCTGCCGCTGCACCGATTGATCAACCGGCCGTGCAGCACGCGCTCGCGCCGGTTCGGCTGGCTCTTTTGGCGCTGCTTGTCATTGGCGGCTGGAGGACAGCGCGGCGCGGCGGCGACCTCGAAATGGCGGCGATGTTTGGCCTGTCCTCGACCTTGACGCTTGTGATCTCGCCGCTATCGTGGGCCCATCACTATCTCCTGTGGCTGCCCGGATTGCTCTTGGTTCCCGCCTGGCAATGGCAGGCGGGCCGAACGGGCAAGGCGAAGGCGCTAGCCATCTCGGCTTGCGGACTGATGGTCGCGCACTATCTGCTGCTCGACTGGACCGGGCGGGCCGGTGTGCTTGGCTTAGGCACGACCATCTGGTTTATCGTCGCGGTTCGCACCGCGGCCCGCGGCGATTTGGAACATCGCGCTCTGCGGATTGACCCAGCGGATCGCCTCACTGAAGCTGCGCGTCAAGCGGCGTGA
- a CDS encoding aldehyde dehydrogenase family protein gives MQSQPVLIDGQWRAAAAVKTFQAENPITRELLADLYPVSSWSDCEAALEAAVAAAERLREISAANIARFLERAAERIEARRGEIVAVAHLETGLPVAPRLAEVELPRTTNQLRQAAVAAREGSWALPTIDVTANIRSCFAPIGPVCVFGPNNFPLAFNGICGGDFAAAIAAGNPVIAKGHPSHPGTTRFLAEEIRAAAAETEMPRGAVQLLYRLSPTDGLRLVSDRRIGATGFTGSRRAGLQLKTAADAAGKPIYLEMSSINPVVVLPHALTERSAEIVDQFVGSCLAGTGQFCTNPGLVVLLAGEQSEAFVAAVAARFRAAPVGTLLAGGVAKALAAGIEVLRSAGAEVVAGGAAGGGKGHSHANTVLRVSGRQFLASTEALQTEAFGNASLFVVAADVAEAVRIIDTLEGNLTGSIYSDTAGRDDAAYRALAARLRSRVGRLINDKMPTGVAVSPAMNHGGPFPATGHPGFTAVGMPAALRRFAMLVCYDNVRRDRLPPLLADKNPTGQTWRLIDGRWTQADVPSL, from the coding sequence ATGCAATCTCAGCCGGTTCTTATCGACGGTCAATGGCGTGCCGCGGCTGCGGTGAAGACGTTTCAAGCGGAGAATCCCATCACGCGCGAGCTGCTGGCGGATCTGTATCCGGTGAGTTCGTGGAGCGATTGCGAGGCGGCGCTTGAGGCGGCGGTTGCGGCCGCCGAGCGGCTCCGCGAGATTTCCGCCGCAAACATCGCTCGCTTTCTCGAACGCGCTGCCGAGCGGATCGAAGCGCGCCGCGGGGAAATCGTTGCGGTCGCTCACCTGGAGACCGGATTGCCCGTCGCACCGCGATTGGCGGAGGTCGAGCTGCCGCGGACGACGAACCAACTGCGCCAGGCCGCTGTCGCCGCGCGTGAAGGTTCCTGGGCCTTGCCGACGATCGACGTGACTGCCAATATCCGCTCATGCTTCGCGCCGATCGGGCCGGTCTGCGTGTTCGGCCCGAACAATTTCCCGCTGGCGTTCAACGGCATCTGCGGTGGAGATTTCGCCGCCGCGATCGCCGCCGGCAATCCTGTCATCGCCAAGGGGCATCCGTCGCATCCCGGCACCACGCGGTTCTTGGCTGAGGAAATTCGGGCCGCCGCCGCCGAGACCGAAATGCCGCGCGGCGCCGTGCAGTTGCTCTATCGGCTCAGTCCGACTGATGGATTGCGGCTCGTCTCCGATCGGCGAATCGGCGCGACCGGATTCACGGGCAGCCGCCGAGCGGGGCTGCAACTGAAAACGGCCGCCGACGCCGCGGGAAAGCCGATCTATCTGGAGATGTCGTCGATCAACCCCGTGGTCGTTCTGCCGCATGCCTTGACAGAGCGGTCGGCGGAGATCGTCGATCAGTTCGTCGGAAGCTGCTTGGCGGGGACCGGTCAGTTTTGCACGAACCCCGGACTTGTCGTCCTTTTAGCCGGAGAGCAGAGCGAGGCGTTTGTCGCCGCGGTCGCGGCACGATTTCGCGCGGCGCCGGTTGGAACACTTCTGGCCGGCGGAGTGGCGAAGGCGCTCGCGGCGGGCATCGAAGTCTTGCGGTCGGCCGGAGCGGAAGTTGTCGCCGGTGGCGCGGCCGGCGGCGGCAAAGGGCACAGCCATGCGAACACCGTGCTCCGTGTGTCTGGCCGACAGTTTCTCGCCAGCACCGAGGCGCTGCAAACCGAAGCCTTTGGAAATGCCTCGCTTTTTGTCGTCGCGGCCGATGTCGCGGAAGCGGTTCGAATTATTGACACCTTGGAGGGCAATCTCACGGGTTCGATTTACTCGGACACCGCCGGCCGCGACGACGCGGCCTATCGTGCGTTGGCCGCGCGCCTGCGGTCGCGCGTGGGGCGCTTGATCAACGACAAAATGCCGACCGGCGTGGCTGTCTCTCCGGCGATGAATCACGGCGGCCCGTTTCCGGCGACGGGACATCCGGGGTTCACGGCGGTCGGCATGCCCGCCGCGCTTCGCCGGTTTGCAATGCTTGTCTGCTACGACAATGTCCGACGCGATCGTTTGCCGCCGCTCTTGGCCGACAAGAATCCGACCGGCCAGACGTGGCGGCTGATCGATGGACGCTGGACGCAAGCGGACGTACCATCCCTTTAG
- a CDS encoding ABC transporter permease, with protein sequence MNDPQVSSLAAASAPLKSQHRWMLWTIWRVLQPFIVLLVVVGVFLAYGWLFKSSATFLSSYRLTLIAKQTAIVGMGALGMTVMIISGGIDLSVGAILALAAVALAAGLRDGMNPFLITLLVLAIGMAAGAVNGILVTGLRLVPFIVTLGTMLIFRGVAEQIAHQEKIAVEAAEAPRWLSTLLDSPAKGSLQLMATGAWLVVLLGIALAVVMHFTVFGRHVFAIGSSEATARLCGINVPRTKIIVYALGGLFMALAGLFSFSDLGNQGDPGAGLGMELDIIAAVVIGGGSLSGGRGSVLGSIVGALTMTTLHSGCVYAQVSDPIQKIIIGGIIIAAVAIDQFTQTRLRR encoded by the coding sequence ATGAATGATCCCCAAGTCAGCTCGTTGGCCGCCGCGTCGGCCCCGCTCAAATCGCAGCACAGGTGGATGCTCTGGACGATTTGGCGAGTTCTCCAACCGTTCATCGTGCTGCTGGTCGTGGTTGGCGTCTTTCTTGCGTACGGCTGGCTCTTCAAATCCAGCGCCACGTTTTTGTCGTCCTATCGGCTCACCTTGATCGCCAAGCAGACGGCCATCGTCGGCATGGGCGCATTGGGAATGACCGTCATGATCATCAGCGGCGGAATCGATCTTTCCGTCGGCGCGATCTTGGCGCTGGCGGCCGTCGCGCTGGCGGCTGGACTGCGGGACGGCATGAATCCTTTCCTGATCACGTTGCTCGTTTTGGCGATCGGAATGGCCGCGGGCGCGGTCAATGGGATTCTCGTCACGGGGTTGCGCTTGGTTCCATTCATCGTGACGCTCGGCACGATGCTCATCTTTCGCGGCGTGGCGGAACAAATTGCCCACCAGGAGAAGATTGCAGTCGAGGCGGCGGAAGCGCCGCGGTGGCTCTCCACTCTTCTCGATTCGCCCGCCAAAGGCAGCTTGCAACTGATGGCAACCGGCGCGTGGTTGGTCGTCTTGCTGGGAATCGCGCTGGCGGTGGTGATGCATTTCACCGTGTTCGGCAGGCACGTTTTCGCGATCGGCTCAAGCGAAGCCACCGCGCGGCTCTGCGGCATCAATGTTCCGCGAACGAAGATCATCGTCTACGCGCTCGGCGGGCTGTTTATGGCTCTGGCCGGCTTGTTCAGCTTCAGCGACCTGGGGAACCAGGGAGACCCCGGAGCGGGGCTCGGCATGGAGCTGGACATCATCGCGGCCGTGGTGATCGGCGGCGGCAGCTTGAGCGGCGGACGAGGAAGCGTGCTGGGCTCGATCGTCGGCGCCTTGACGATGACCACCCTGCACAGCGGCTGCGTCTACGCACAGGTGAGCGATCCGATCCAAAAGATCATCATCGGCGGGATTATCATCGCCGCCGTGGCCATCGATCAGTTCACGCAAACGCGGCTGCGACGCTAG